From the genome of Nocardia sp. NBC_01503, one region includes:
- a CDS encoding ATP-binding cassette domain-containing protein, whose amino-acid sequence MLDRKAMRTQAAEHFQRLGVVLPRADIPIGSLSGGQRQTVAVARAVMWASKVVFMDEPTAALGVVQRERVLDVIRRVRDQGISVVLISHNMPEVRAVADRIEVLRLGRRVARFTSDATTGRRPSRGGHRRQADHPQHPNRHDRPDPGQHVHQRAVLLQVQVLTRFSWGVGLSKLPKAIHS is encoded by the coding sequence ATGCTCGATCGCAAGGCCATGAGAACGCAAGCGGCGGAGCACTTCCAGCGGCTCGGGGTGGTATTGCCGCGCGCCGATATCCCGATCGGATCGCTCTCGGGCGGGCAGCGGCAGACTGTGGCGGTGGCGCGGGCGGTGATGTGGGCCAGCAAAGTGGTGTTCATGGACGAGCCCACCGCCGCGCTCGGGGTCGTACAGCGCGAGCGGGTGCTCGATGTCATTCGACGCGTGCGCGATCAGGGGATCTCGGTGGTGCTGATCAGCCACAATATGCCCGAGGTGCGGGCGGTGGCCGATCGGATCGAGGTATTGCGCCTGGGGCGGCGGGTGGCCCGGTTCACCTCCGATGCCACCACAGGGCGTAGACCAAGCCGCGGCGGCCATCGAAGGCAGGCCGACCACCCGCAACATCCAAACCGACATGATCGCCCTGACCCAGGACAACATGTCCACCAACGAGCCGTACTTCTACAAGTCCAAGTGCTGACTCGATTCTCGTGGGGTGTCGGACTTTCAAAGCTTCCCAAGGCAATTCATTCGTGA
- a CDS encoding DUF4185 domain-containing protein: MLCDNPGDSADYYGVGSGDLCIPFARVRDSTWGYVFGDCWDGQEQGGNYLGSPIMLDQDSFDSAGASAIAFTWAEPKPQASRLFDYADHADNGYGYEVSRIPNDCVEYNGRTFIQYTSVDTWVRPHSFSDGSRFAGIAYSDDYGDTWADFATQWDGDRRGNNGSVYMMWTFAGIDTDADKIYIFSKPWNGSHNYNGDNARIILFRMSLADFYDGDFSNVENWHYGSGTWSWCGDLPATPLFAPGNNLGELSVKKIGSTWVMSYFDCTDRSIKTRTAAAVDGIWSDEKIQVVHNKLWPPSHWGKPQQRYPYGGYIHPGSASTSNLCLIVSQWNGTLGARPYTATQWTGLTAQPD; encoded by the coding sequence ATGCTGTGCGATAACCCCGGGGATTCGGCCGACTATTACGGCGTCGGTTCGGGTGATCTGTGTATTCCCTTTGCGCGCGTACGTGATTCGACCTGGGGTTACGTTTTCGGGGATTGCTGGGACGGCCAGGAACAGGGCGGGAACTACCTCGGATCCCCGATCATGCTGGACCAGGACAGCTTCGACAGCGCGGGCGCGAGCGCCATCGCTTTCACCTGGGCGGAGCCGAAGCCGCAGGCGTCGAGGCTGTTCGACTACGCCGACCACGCCGACAACGGGTACGGCTATGAGGTCTCGCGCATTCCGAACGACTGCGTCGAGTACAACGGCCGGACCTTCATTCAGTACACGTCGGTCGACACCTGGGTCCGTCCCCACTCGTTCAGCGACGGCTCACGATTCGCGGGCATCGCGTACTCCGACGACTACGGGGACACCTGGGCGGACTTCGCCACCCAGTGGGACGGGGACCGGCGCGGCAACAACGGCTCGGTGTACATGATGTGGACCTTCGCGGGCATCGATACCGACGCGGACAAGATCTACATCTTCAGCAAGCCCTGGAACGGCAGCCATAACTACAACGGCGACAACGCACGAATCATCCTGTTCCGCATGAGTCTTGCCGACTTCTACGACGGGGACTTCTCGAACGTGGAGAACTGGCACTACGGCTCGGGGACGTGGAGCTGGTGCGGCGACCTCCCGGCCACCCCGCTCTTCGCCCCCGGCAACAACCTCGGCGAACTGTCGGTCAAGAAGATCGGCTCCACCTGGGTGATGAGCTACTTCGACTGCACGGACCGCAGTATCAAGACCCGCACCGCGGCCGCGGTGGACGGCATCTGGTCCGACGAGAAGATTCAGGTGGTGCACAACAAACTCTGGCCGCCCAGCCACTGGGGCAAGCCACAACAGCGGTACCCCTATGGCGGGTACATCCATCCCGGCTCCGCGAGCACCTCGAACCTGTGCCTGATCGTCAGCCAGTGGAACGGCACGCTGGGAGCCCGGCCCTACACCGCGACACAGTGGACCGGGCTTACCGCACAGCCGGATTGA
- a CDS encoding NAD(P)-dependent alcohol dehydrogenase, which produces MDITAAVARGAQAPLALEAITLEDPRAHEVVVRIVATGVCHTDLVTKSVFPAELPIVLGHEGAGIVERVGSEVTDVKVGDHVLLTYNSCGECRPCTTGTPSYCENFVMLNTSGGRADFTSPLSQDGERVMGAFFGQSSFASHVLVSRRSVVVVDDEVDLVASAPFGCGVQTGAGAVANVMRPQPHESIVIFGAGGVGMSALMAARALGVENVVAVDLSAERLAVAKELGASTVIDGAAEDVVAQVRAATDGGANFALDTTAANPVIANALLALAPRGTLVLVGLGEASMDFEIGHLTGNGKAVRGCIEGTCDPQEFIPQLIEWHRSGKFPIERISRQYPFAEVNAAMHDAHTGATIKPILVLPTEITPEP; this is translated from the coding sequence ATGGACATCACTGCCGCGGTCGCGCGTGGAGCGCAGGCGCCCCTCGCGCTCGAAGCCATCACGCTGGAGGACCCGCGCGCCCATGAGGTCGTGGTGCGCATTGTCGCGACCGGCGTCTGCCATACGGATCTGGTCACCAAGAGCGTCTTCCCGGCCGAGCTCCCCATTGTGCTGGGGCATGAGGGTGCGGGCATTGTCGAGCGGGTCGGGTCCGAGGTCACCGATGTCAAGGTCGGCGATCATGTGCTGCTGACCTACAACAGCTGTGGTGAGTGCCGTCCGTGCACCACCGGTACGCCGTCGTACTGCGAGAACTTCGTCATGCTGAACACTTCCGGCGGGCGGGCCGATTTCACCTCACCGCTGAGCCAGGACGGTGAGCGGGTCATGGGCGCGTTCTTCGGGCAGTCGAGCTTCGCCTCGCATGTGCTGGTGTCGCGGCGCAGTGTGGTCGTGGTCGACGATGAGGTGGATCTGGTCGCGAGCGCGCCGTTCGGTTGTGGTGTGCAGACCGGTGCGGGCGCGGTCGCCAATGTGATGCGCCCGCAGCCGCACGAGTCGATCGTCATCTTCGGCGCCGGTGGTGTGGGCATGTCCGCGCTGATGGCCGCGCGGGCGCTGGGTGTGGAGAATGTGGTCGCCGTCGACCTGTCCGCCGAAAGGCTGGCGGTGGCAAAGGAACTCGGTGCGTCCACGGTCATCGACGGTGCGGCCGAGGATGTGGTGGCGCAGGTGCGGGCCGCCACCGACGGTGGTGCGAACTTCGCCCTGGACACCACCGCCGCCAATCCGGTGATCGCCAACGCGCTACTGGCCCTGGCTCCGCGCGGCACCCTGGTGCTGGTCGGGCTCGGTGAGGCGTCGATGGATTTCGAGATCGGTCACCTCACCGGCAATGGCAAGGCCGTCCGCGGTTGTATCGAAGGTACTTGCGACCCACAGGAATTCATTCCGCAGCTGATCGAATGGCATCGTTCAGGCAAGTTCCCGATCGAGCGCATCTCCCGCCAGTACCCCTTCGCCGAAGTCAACGCCGCCATGCATGACGCCCACACCGGCGCGACCATCAAGCCGATCCTGGTCCTGCCCACCGAGATCACCCCGGAACCATAA
- a CDS encoding FAD-dependent oxidoreductase: MELTDRICIVGAGQSGIMAAARLRELGFTNIDILEAGPEPGGYCQTAEIDGATYDFQAHLVIQQDFGEDIEGTAIHELLTRHPVELQTEALYFVSRDDSGKPRMAVPPHFVPLFQLLTPEQAADQLAQAWTIIERAIRESRGPGMHGLVFDRVPGETWETYRARHAPLVGELLQGLTLYANMRRPRQPAETVININAHISGHVSQLAKMILSLYPAQREALLARMPHSLLAQMSSRRPVTMSLRQGFISLLRRMIADHDLNIRVGTRVTSIEPVAPEGVRVGYTTAEGTGAATYARVIVTARPAQIRDIFPTGEIHDLFGEGNCPRAWTRSYLVKVADEIIGFPRKPNSPEPLGFWVIDPYGSYTDTDPEQAMHRITAVNKQHPGPYWVCFSNSDLSISDAQAWNLARESLFLFDDPELITETIAEWPAYPSAAAIRDGWFDRIATIQGRDGIWFTGEILSGPTAECISAFARAVIPAWFGPGNRPCAHARPTA; encoded by the coding sequence ATGGAACTCACGGACCGCATCTGCATTGTCGGCGCAGGTCAGAGCGGAATCATGGCGGCCGCGCGACTACGCGAGCTGGGATTCACGAATATCGACATCCTGGAGGCCGGTCCGGAGCCGGGCGGTTACTGCCAGACCGCCGAAATCGACGGCGCGACATACGATTTCCAGGCCCACCTGGTGATACAGCAGGACTTCGGCGAGGATATCGAGGGCACCGCCATCCACGAGCTGCTCACTCGGCATCCGGTCGAACTGCAAACCGAGGCACTGTATTTCGTATCCAGGGACGACTCCGGCAAGCCGCGGATGGCCGTTCCACCGCATTTCGTCCCATTGTTCCAGCTGTTGACCCCGGAGCAGGCCGCCGATCAACTCGCGCAGGCGTGGACGATTATCGAGCGGGCGATCCGGGAGAGTCGCGGCCCCGGCATGCACGGGCTCGTCTTCGATCGCGTCCCGGGCGAGACCTGGGAGACCTACCGTGCCCGGCACGCTCCGCTGGTCGGTGAGTTGCTGCAGGGGCTGACGCTGTACGCGAATATGCGACGGCCACGCCAGCCCGCGGAGACCGTCATCAATATCAACGCCCATATCTCCGGACACGTTTCGCAGCTGGCGAAGATGATCCTTTCGCTGTATCCGGCACAGCGCGAGGCATTGCTGGCGCGGATGCCGCACTCATTACTGGCACAGATGAGTTCGCGCAGACCGGTCACGATGAGTCTGCGACAGGGCTTCATCAGCCTGCTGCGGCGGATGATCGCCGATCACGATTTGAACATCCGGGTCGGCACCAGGGTGACCTCGATCGAACCCGTTGCGCCGGAGGGGGTTCGAGTCGGCTACACGACCGCCGAAGGCACCGGCGCGGCCACCTATGCACGGGTCATCGTCACGGCCCGCCCCGCGCAGATCCGAGATATCTTCCCCACCGGTGAGATTCACGACCTGTTCGGCGAGGGGAATTGCCCGCGCGCCTGGACCCGCAGCTATCTCGTCAAGGTCGCGGACGAGATCATCGGCTTCCCGCGCAAACCCAACTCCCCCGAGCCCCTCGGCTTCTGGGTGATCGACCCCTACGGCAGCTATACCGACACCGATCCCGAACAGGCCATGCACCGCATCACCGCGGTCAATAAGCAGCATCCCGGACCGTACTGGGTCTGCTTCAGCAACTCCGATCTCTCCATCTCGGACGCGCAAGCCTGGAACCTCGCCAGGGAGAGCCTGTTCCTGTTCGACGACCCCGAGCTGATTACCGAAACCATCGCCGAATGGCCCGCGTACCCGAGCGCCGCCGCCATTCGCGACGGCTGGTTCGACCGCATCGCGACGATCCAGGGCCGGGACGGCATCTGGTTCACCGGTGAGATCCTCTCCGGCCCCACCGCCGAATGCATCAGCGCCTTCGCCCGCGCGGTGATCCCGGCGTGGTTCGGCCCCGGAAACCGACCGTGCGCCCATGCCCGCCCCACCGCATAA
- a CDS encoding SHOCT domain-containing protein, whose translation MSDSPRPGRIAAPVLLILSIALGVTAWLMIRQGTYVLHDIPWTCDSEGCGTNDARVAFLVVGGFLAFGLAGTAWSILHMTGVGIAFALGSFATVSGWRRATAAGLEPAAVNSTAATIWTIAGWLGIAVTALALRYELKVTGTLDRILGRPRVPARLTEFEVVDDAGTALITFTDTEGLTHTRRIPAAQSWLDLPVHAHYHRDDPTRVRLALPWYRPLRGDGASEDDTVADELERVTALYAKGHLSAAEFQRAKSRILEKP comes from the coding sequence GTGTCCGACTCGCCCAGGCCCGGCCGCATCGCCGCTCCCGTCCTGCTCATCCTGTCGATCGCACTCGGCGTCACGGCGTGGCTGATGATCCGACAGGGCACCTATGTGCTGCACGATATCCCCTGGACCTGTGACAGCGAAGGCTGCGGCACCAATGACGCCCGGGTGGCGTTCCTGGTCGTCGGTGGCTTCCTCGCCTTCGGCCTGGCCGGTACCGCCTGGTCCATCCTGCACATGACGGGCGTCGGAATCGCCTTCGCCCTGGGCTCGTTCGCGACGGTCAGCGGCTGGCGCAGAGCCACCGCCGCGGGCCTCGAACCCGCCGCGGTCAACTCCACCGCGGCCACCATCTGGACCATCGCCGGCTGGCTCGGCATAGCGGTCACCGCCCTGGCCCTGCGCTACGAACTGAAGGTCACCGGCACCCTGGATCGAATCCTCGGACGCCCCCGCGTACCCGCCCGACTGACCGAATTCGAGGTCGTCGACGATGCGGGCACCGCCCTGATCACCTTCACCGACACCGAGGGACTCACCCACACCCGCAGAATCCCCGCCGCCCAATCCTGGCTGGACCTGCCCGTGCACGCCCACTACCACCGCGACGACCCCACCCGGGTCCGCCTCGCCCTGCCTTGGTACCGCCCCCTGCGCGGTGACGGCGCGAGCGAGGACGACACCGTCGCCGATGAACTCGAACGCGTCACCGCCCTCTACGCCAAGGGCCATCTCAGCGCCGCCGAATTCCAGCGCGCGAAATCCCGAATCCTCGAGAAACCCTGA
- a CDS encoding alpha/beta fold hydrolase, protein MPTVSVNGVPIAYSDTGIPDGRPRAETIVFGHGLLFGGWMFDPQIAALRQRYRCVTIDWRGQGDTPATADGYDMDTLTADVAGMIGELRLAPVHYVGLSMGGFIGLRLAARHPELLSSLTLLDTSAAQEDSAKIGEYKRLALAVRLLGFRAVRGQVLPHMFGPVFRADPAARPMLRDWSARLSRLDRAALRKAVLGVADRPSVELELAAITLPTLVLVGADDIATPPARAREIIARIPGSRLALIESCGHSSTLEQPASVSAYLADFLAGHPVPSN, encoded by the coding sequence ATGCCGACCGTTTCCGTCAATGGCGTTCCGATCGCCTACTCCGACACCGGAATTCCGGACGGCAGGCCCCGGGCCGAGACCATCGTCTTCGGGCACGGGCTGCTGTTCGGCGGCTGGATGTTCGATCCGCAGATCGCGGCGCTGCGGCAGCGCTATCGCTGCGTGACCATCGACTGGCGTGGTCAGGGCGATACCCCTGCCACCGCCGACGGCTACGATATGGACACACTCACCGCGGACGTGGCCGGAATGATCGGCGAGCTACGCCTGGCACCCGTGCACTATGTGGGGCTGTCCATGGGCGGATTCATCGGCCTGCGTCTCGCGGCCCGGCATCCTGAACTGCTCAGCTCACTGACCCTGCTCGATACCAGTGCGGCCCAGGAGGATTCGGCGAAGATCGGCGAGTACAAGCGGCTCGCCCTCGCGGTGCGACTGCTCGGTTTCCGAGCGGTCCGCGGTCAGGTCCTGCCGCATATGTTCGGCCCGGTCTTCCGCGCCGACCCCGCGGCGCGTCCGATGCTGCGGGACTGGTCCGCCCGGCTGAGCCGTCTCGATCGGGCCGCACTGCGCAAAGCCGTCCTCGGCGTCGCGGATCGCCCTTCGGTCGAACTCGAACTGGCCGCCATCACCCTGCCCACCCTCGTGCTGGTCGGGGCCGACGATATCGCCACCCCACCTGCCCGTGCTCGCGAAATCATCGCCCGCATACCGGGATCGCGCCTGGCCTTGATCGAATCATGCGGTCATAGCAGCACCCTGGAGCAACCCGCATCGGTCAGCGCGTACCTCGCGGACTTCCTCGCCGGACACCCGGTGCCATCGAACTGA
- a CDS encoding cytochrome P450 — protein sequence MPDFAFDPFAPGFAEDPYPHYARLRAHGPVYEHPLGFWILSRYADVAALQRSSHSVDEVHLTRLPAWKSDSGTLGKANRIMGGQSMLDQDPPDHTRLRRLVAKAFTRRAVEDWQPRIQEMVRAALARIAELGRADIVAELAFPLPFTIISELLGIPVLEHARLRELTGTLVLALEPLADPGLQVRIRAANTELLELVAELVRWKRAHPGDDLLTALIGAEHEGDVLTEDELIAQVMLLYVAGHETTVNHLGGGLLALLRYPEQAARLRAEPALAVNAVDELLRYDTPVHLMRRITIAPLTVGAVEIPSGSWVLGALAAANRDTEFWGSDADRVRIDRPIAAQHGSFGAGAHHCLGAALVRVQGRVAFTEFVRRFPDAVVEDVRWNGRINVRGPEQLIVTV from the coding sequence GTGCCGGACTTCGCCTTCGACCCGTTCGCGCCCGGCTTCGCCGAGGACCCGTATCCGCATTACGCGCGGTTGCGCGCGCACGGCCCGGTGTACGAGCATCCGCTCGGCTTCTGGATCCTGTCCAGGTACGCGGATGTTGCCGCGCTGCAACGGTCTTCACACTCGGTCGACGAGGTGCATCTGACCCGGCTGCCCGCGTGGAAGAGCGATAGCGGCACGCTCGGCAAGGCGAACCGGATCATGGGCGGGCAATCCATGCTGGATCAGGATCCGCCGGACCACACCCGTCTGCGCCGCCTGGTCGCCAAGGCGTTCACCCGGCGGGCCGTCGAGGATTGGCAACCGCGCATTCAGGAGATGGTGCGGGCCGCGCTCGCGCGCATCGCCGAGCTGGGGCGCGCGGATATCGTCGCCGAACTGGCCTTTCCGCTGCCGTTCACGATCATCTCCGAACTGCTCGGCATTCCGGTACTGGAACACGCCCGGCTGCGTGAACTCACCGGAACGCTGGTGCTCGCCTTGGAACCGCTGGCCGATCCGGGCCTGCAGGTGCGGATTCGGGCCGCGAACACCGAACTGCTCGAGCTGGTGGCGGAGTTGGTGCGGTGGAAACGCGCGCACCCCGGCGACGATCTGCTGACCGCGTTGATCGGGGCCGAGCACGAGGGCGATGTACTGACCGAGGACGAATTGATCGCCCAGGTCATGCTGCTCTACGTGGCCGGGCATGAGACCACGGTCAATCACCTCGGCGGTGGGCTGCTCGCGCTGCTGCGGTATCCCGAACAGGCCGCGCGGCTGCGCGCCGAGCCCGCGCTGGCGGTCAACGCGGTCGACGAACTGCTGCGCTACGACACCCCCGTGCATCTGATGCGTCGCATCACGATCGCGCCCCTGACCGTCGGTGCGGTCGAGATTCCCTCCGGCAGTTGGGTTTTGGGCGCGCTGGCGGCCGCGAATCGAGACACCGAATTCTGGGGATCGGATGCGGACCGGGTGCGGATCGATCGGCCGATCGCGGCACAGCACGGCTCGTTCGGCGCGGGCGCGCATCACTGCCTGGGCGCGGCGCTGGTGCGGGTGCAGGGGCGGGTGGCGTTCACCGAATTCGTCCGGCGCTTCCCGGACGCCGTGGTCGAGGACGTGCGCTGGAACGGCCGCATCAATGTACGCGGTCCCGAACAACTCATCGTCACGGTCTGA
- a CDS encoding PaaI family thioesterase produces the protein MQTWQAPNPDFAAAVTGAVLSMPAARHLGFEFARIAPGEAEIVQPFRTELTQHNGFFQGGVLGSLADFAAGSAAGTLLQPGWVNMTIDYTVKILAPAKGERVIARGRVLKPGALITSAAADVYSVEGDGETLCATALVTMRNVKLG, from the coding sequence ATGCAGACCTGGCAGGCACCGAATCCGGATTTCGCCGCGGCCGTGACGGGTGCGGTGCTGAGCATGCCCGCGGCCCGGCACCTGGGCTTCGAATTCGCCCGGATCGCGCCCGGCGAGGCCGAGATCGTGCAGCCGTTCCGGACCGAACTCACCCAGCACAATGGGTTCTTCCAGGGCGGTGTGCTCGGATCACTCGCGGATTTCGCGGCGGGCTCGGCCGCGGGCACGCTGTTGCAACCGGGGTGGGTGAACATGACCATCGACTACACGGTGAAGATCCTGGCTCCGGCCAAGGGGGAGCGGGTGATCGCGCGCGGGCGGGTGCTCAAACCGGGTGCGCTCATCACCTCGGCCGCCGCCGACGTGTACTCGGTCGAGGGTGACGGCGAAACCCTCTGTGCCACAGCGCTGGTCACCATGCGCAATGTGAAGCTGGGCTGA
- a CDS encoding fatty acyl-AMP ligase, protein MRQPTLLPDILRRRAVQETDRTAYIFLDDNGAETSTLTYGELHARALSVAAELETRCAPGDRALLVFPQCPEFIVAWFGCLYAGVIAVPVHPPRRARVQEATVSIVRDCVPVAVLSLDMFLAPLRTVLGPYCAAPHWLAVDGMSTAGVEFEPVARTVDDLAFLQYTSGSTSAPKGVMVTHGNLMANEEMIRQGFGHDRDSTVVGWAPFFHDQGLIGNVLQPLYVGATSVLMSPTAFIRRPLLWLSTISRYRAHTSGGPNFAFDACVRRAAAGPLPELDLSSWRVAFNGAEPIRPGTLRAFTETFAAYGFSAGAWYPCYGLAEATLLVAGSPVGRGPRLLELDSDALGERRYAVGGRTKTLVGSGQVLAGEQVRIVDPDTGVSCPPDRVGEIWVAGNHIAQGYWRNETATAASFRSDGFLRTGDLGLLVDGELYVVGRVKDLVVIRGRNYYPQDIEHTAQTAHPALRAGACAAFAIDAPGGERLVLVQEIRRDAEGDPADITGAIKAAVTAEHELALADVVLAAPGQVQRTSSGKIMRSAARNRYLAGEFEVWTSAADDHTRASRS, encoded by the coding sequence ATGCGCCAGCCCACACTGCTTCCCGACATTCTGCGCCGCCGTGCGGTGCAAGAGACCGACCGCACCGCGTACATCTTTCTCGACGACAACGGCGCGGAGACCTCGACCCTGACCTACGGCGAACTGCACGCCCGCGCGCTGTCCGTCGCCGCCGAGCTCGAAACACGGTGTGCGCCGGGCGATCGCGCGCTGCTGGTGTTTCCGCAGTGCCCGGAGTTCATCGTCGCCTGGTTCGGCTGTCTGTACGCCGGTGTGATCGCGGTTCCGGTGCATCCGCCGCGCCGCGCACGCGTACAGGAGGCGACCGTATCGATCGTGCGGGACTGCGTTCCGGTCGCCGTATTGAGCCTGGACATGTTCCTCGCGCCGTTGCGGACGGTGCTGGGGCCCTACTGCGCCGCACCACATTGGCTCGCGGTCGACGGAATGTCCACCGCCGGAGTGGAATTCGAACCGGTGGCCCGAACCGTGGACGATCTGGCCTTCCTGCAATACACCTCCGGCTCCACCTCCGCGCCCAAGGGCGTCATGGTCACGCACGGCAATCTGATGGCCAACGAGGAGATGATCCGGCAGGGCTTCGGCCATGATCGCGACTCCACCGTGGTCGGGTGGGCTCCGTTCTTCCACGATCAGGGTCTGATCGGAAATGTGTTGCAGCCGTTGTACGTCGGTGCGACGAGCGTTCTCATGTCACCTACGGCGTTCATTCGGCGTCCACTGCTGTGGTTGTCGACCATCAGCCGCTATCGCGCGCATACCAGCGGCGGACCGAACTTCGCCTTCGACGCCTGCGTGCGGCGGGCCGCCGCCGGGCCGCTACCCGAATTGGACCTGAGCAGCTGGCGGGTGGCGTTCAACGGCGCGGAGCCGATCCGGCCCGGCACCTTGCGGGCGTTCACGGAAACCTTTGCCGCATATGGCTTCAGCGCGGGCGCTTGGTATCCGTGCTACGGCCTGGCCGAGGCGACGCTGCTGGTCGCCGGGAGTCCGGTGGGCCGTGGGCCGCGTCTACTCGAGCTGGACTCGGACGCGCTCGGCGAGCGCAGGTATGCCGTCGGCGGCAGGACCAAGACCCTGGTCGGCTCCGGACAGGTCCTCGCCGGGGAACAGGTGCGCATTGTCGACCCGGACACCGGCGTGAGCTGTCCGCCGGATCGGGTCGGTGAGATCTGGGTGGCGGGAAACCATATCGCGCAGGGGTATTGGCGGAACGAGACCGCCACGGCGGCGAGCTTCCGGTCCGACGGCTTCCTGCGCACCGGTGATCTGGGCCTCTTGGTCGACGGTGAACTGTATGTGGTCGGCCGGGTGAAGGATCTCGTTGTCATTCGCGGGCGCAACTACTATCCGCAGGACATCGAGCACACGGCGCAGACCGCGCATCCGGCCTTGCGGGCCGGTGCGTGCGCCGCGTTCGCGATCGACGCGCCCGGCGGCGAGAGACTCGTTCTCGTGCAGGAGATTCGGCGCGACGCCGAGGGCGATCCCGCCGACATCACCGGCGCGATCAAAGCGGCGGTGACCGCCGAGCACGAACTCGCGCTCGCCGATGTCGTACTCGCCGCACCGGGGCAGGTGCAGCGCACAAGCAGCGGCAAGATCATGCGATCCGCCGCCCGAAACCGTTATCTGGCCGGTGAGTTCGAGGTATGGACCTCGGCCGCCGACGACCACACCCGAGCATCGAGGAGCTGA
- a CDS encoding thioesterase II family protein, which yields MTATRPGHRNWLRYSDSDAVLRLICLPHAGAGASSFNRWVELFPAWIAPVRVQLPGREDAASEPALRRVPDAVDGLLAELSALDRTPLAVYGHSMGALVAYELARALAAAGTPVLHLFVSGRRAPHLAATRQQIHRLPDPDFAAALAAMNAWGDAGRSASFLRYALRLTRSDLELSEEYRHLSEPRLECPITAFHGTADPIVDAAEITAWRELTGGPFVLHEFAGDHLFHHRHRAAIVVLMAEAVR from the coding sequence GTGACCGCCACCCGTCCCGGACATCGAAACTGGTTGCGGTACAGCGACTCCGATGCCGTATTGCGATTGATCTGCCTGCCGCACGCGGGTGCGGGAGCCTCCTCGTTCAATCGCTGGGTGGAGTTGTTCCCGGCGTGGATCGCCCCCGTACGAGTCCAATTGCCGGGCCGGGAGGACGCGGCGTCGGAACCCGCGCTGCGACGCGTCCCGGATGCGGTGGACGGACTGCTGGCCGAACTGTCCGCGCTGGACCGGACACCGCTGGCCGTCTACGGGCACAGTATGGGCGCGCTGGTGGCCTACGAATTGGCCCGGGCGCTGGCCGCCGCCGGTACGCCGGTGCTGCACCTGTTTGTCTCCGGCCGTCGCGCACCACATCTGGCGGCGACCCGGCAACAGATCCATCGCCTGCCGGACCCCGATTTCGCCGCCGCGCTGGCCGCCATGAACGCCTGGGGCGATGCGGGACGCAGTGCCTCGTTCCTGCGGTACGCGCTGCGCTTGACCCGGTCGGATCTGGAGCTGTCCGAGGAGTACCGGCATCTGTCCGAACCCCGGCTGGAGTGTCCGATCACCGCCTTCCACGGCACCGCCGATCCGATCGTCGACGCCGCCGAGATCACCGCCTGGCGGGAGTTGACCGGCGGCCCGTTCGTCCTGCACGAATTCGCGGGCGATCACCTCTTCCACCATCGGCATCGGGCGGCGATCGTCGTGCTCATGGCCGAGGCCGTGCGGTAA